DNA from Leptospira harrisiae:
CAATTTTATTTTCTTTGGGATTACTCTTTCATATCTCCGCCTTTGATGTGTTATATGCCATTCAGGATATGGATTTTGATGCCAAAGAAAATCTTCATAGCATTCCTTCTCGTTTAGGGGAAACCAAATCAAGGGCCATTGCTATCATTCTCCATGTTTTTTCCTTTTTATTTTTTATCTTTGCGGGAATTAGTGCCGGACTTGGACTTATGTATTTCCTTATCCTTTCGGTAATTGGAATTTTAGTTTTGTATGAACATAAAATTTCATACGAGTACAAATCTAAAGATTTACCGATTGTTTTTTATCAAATCAATTCATGGATTAGTGTGGTTTTATTCCTTGCGATTTTATTTGATAAGTGGAATGAGTTTTTATTAAAAATTTCTTCGGGTATTAGTTTCTAATGAAACTAGTAGTTGGCCTTGCCGGTGCTAGTGGAAGTATTTATGCTGCCCGGTTCCTTCGTGCTTTGTCTGAGATAGAAGGCGAAACCTACATCACAGCAAGTCCAGCTGCCTTACGTATTTTTTCCGAAGAGTATGAAACGAAGGTAGAGTCAGCAGAAGAGATTCTATCTTTTGTAGAATCAAAATGGAAACCTCAAACCAAACACAAGTTTCATATTCGTAATTTTTTCGATATTGGATCTGATATTGCCAGTGGTTCGAACACTTGGGATGCAATGGTTGTGATTCCCTGCAGTATGAAAACGGTGGCTTCGATGTCGCAAGGCCTCACAGAAAATCTAATTGAGAGAGCGGCTGATGTCACTTTGAAGGAAAGAAGAAGACTGATCGTTGTGCCAAGAGAAACTCCCTACAACCGCATCCATCTTAAAAATCTTCTTAGTTTGGATGAGGCTGGTGCCATCATTCTTCCTGCATCTCCTGGATTTTATCAAATGCCAAAAACATTAGATGACTTGGGAGATTTTATCGCCGGAAGGATCTTTGGTTTACTGGGCGTAAACCAAACTCTATTTCCTAAGTGGTTGGGGTAAAGTGCCGAAAGTAAGCCGTTGGTTTTCCATTGTCACCTAAACATACGTAGGTGATGTCACTTTCAATCACCGCAGACATTTTTCCAGTTTGTGGATTGTTCGTGATGGCCAAAGTGCGAGAGGTCACAGAAGATTTTCCATATTTTACAATTTTTCCGTAAATTTGGATGATGTCTCCGGCCCGAGCAGGGGAACGAAATACCACATTGTCCATACTCATGGTGACAATATTGGTATAACGAATTTTATTCATTACATACATTGCCATCCCTTCATCAATCCAAGAGAGCATTTTCCCCCCAAATAGATTATTATGGTAGTTCAAATCGTCTGGTTGGACCAGGTGTTGGGTGACCAGTTCCATATCTTGGAGTTTGTTCTGAATCGTATCGACCATAAATACCAAAAAATATGTTTTCGATTTATTCGATACCAAAAACCCTTGAGAAAAGATTTCCGAACTATGTACTCCTACTCCCACAAAAACATCTTAGACACCCTCCAATTTTCCAAAGAAGACTTGGATTTTTTAATCGAAAAAACAAACCGTATGAGTGTCCTTCACGAATCGGGGGAAGCGTTTGGAATTCTGAATGGAAAACTCCTTGCCTCCTTATTTTTTGAAGCAAGCACACGAACACGTATGTCATTTGAAGCAGCGATGGAGAGGCTTGGGGGAAGGCTCATCTCAACAGTGGGATTCCAGTTCTCTTCGATCTCAAAGGGCGAAACTCTTTATGATACCATGAAGATGATTGAAGCCTATGTGGACATAGCAGTCATCCGCCATCCTGTAGAAGGGTCATCTCGGATTGCAGCAGGGGCAGTGAACATTCCCGTCATCAATGCAGGAGATGGAGCGGGCCAACATCCCACACAGGCTCTTCTTGATTTATACACCATAGTTTCTGAGAAAGGAAAAATCGAAGGACTAAACATTGCCTTTATCGGAGATCTAAAATACGGAAGGACCATCCATTCCCTAATCAATCTTTTAAGACATTATCCAGTTCACTTATATCTCATTAGTCCTGAAGAATTAAAACTCCCTGAAAAGTACAAAAAGAACTTGGAAGGGTTTCCTATGACTTGGGAAGAAACCACAGACATCAAAGCATTTTGGGATGCTGATGTTGCTTATGTGACAAGGATCCAAGAAGAACGATTTCCAGATCACAGAGAATACGAAAAACTAAAAGATATTTATAAGGTGAACAAAGAACTAGTTCTTGCCTCCAAAAAAGACACAACCATCCTCCATCCACTCCCACGTGTGAATGAACTTTCTACGGATGTAGATGATTTACCGAATGCAGCTTACTTCCGTCAGGCGAAATATGGTGTGGTGGTCAGAATGGTTTTACTTTGTCTGAGTCTCGGAGTGGATTTTGACTAAAAAATTTTGGACACTCATTGAAGCAAGGGAGGTTCTCCCATTGGTTCGTGATATTACCCGCGAATATTATTTAAGAGCTAGTGTTCTTGCTGATGACATTCGGAATAAACCATTACCAGAAAATATTCTAGAAGCTAAAGAAGAAGAAATCAGTGAGATTGTAAAACATTGGACAAATGAAATTTTGGCAATGCAGATTGATGTGAAAGGATTGTGGTTGGTTGATTTTGACCATGGCACCGGGTTCTATTGTTGGACCTGGGGCGAAGAAGATGTGTTATACGAACACGGTTATTTTGAAGGATTTAGATCGAGAAAACTCATAGAGGAAAATAAAGAAGAAAATGACTCAGATAAATGAAAACTATTTAAAATTGAAAGCGGGATACCTATTTCCTGAAATCGGAAGAAGAGTGAAGGCTTATTCCGATGCCAACCAAAGTGCAAAAATCATCCGTCTTGGTATCGGTGATGTCACATTGCCACTCGCACCTACCATCGTGAATGCGATGGTCGATGCTGCGAAAGAAATGGGAAGTTCTGCGGGTTTTCATGGATATGGTCCAGAACAAGGTTACTCCTTTCTCATTCAAAAAATCATAACTCATGATTATACGGCTCGTGGCGTACAAATCGCAGAAGATGAAGTTTTTGTTTCTGATGGATCCAAATGTGACTGCGGGAACATCCAAGAAATCTTTTCTTTAGATAGTAAAATCGCCGTGGTGGATCCCGTGTATCCGGTGTATGTGGATACAAACGTAATGGCAGGTCGAACAGGAGAAGTGGGTGCAGACGGAAGATATGCGAATATCATTTATATGCCAGCAACGGAAGAAAACAATTTTGAACCAGATTTTCCAAAAGAAAAACCAGATATCATTTACCTTTGTTATCCGAATAACCCAACGGGAATGGTAGCAACAAAGGCTCGCCTTACCGAATGGGTGAACTTTGCTAAAAAAATTGGAAGTATCATCCTTTATGATTCGGCTTACGAATCTTTCATCCAAGATCCAGAAATTCCAAAATCCATTTATGAAATTCCTGGAGCCAAAGAAGTGGCTATGGAATTTAGATCCTTTTCCAAAACCGCAGGTTTTACAGGAACTCGTTGTGCCTACCTAGTGATTCCAAAAGACTTAAAAGGAAAAACAAAAGCAGGGGAAGAAATTAGTTTTAACTCTCTTTGGAACCGCCGCCATACAACCAAGTTCAATGGAGTGTCTTATGTGACACAAAAAGGAGCTGAGGCAGTTTTTTCCGCACAGGGCCAAGTGGAAATTAAGGAACAAATTTCCTACTATATGCAAAACGCAAAACTCATCCGAGAGGGTTTGGCTACAGC
Protein-coding regions in this window:
- a CDS encoding acyl-CoA thioesterase, producing MVDTIQNKLQDMELVTQHLVQPDDLNYHNNLFGGKMLSWIDEGMAMYVMNKIRYTNIVTMSMDNVVFRSPARAGDIIQIYGKIVKYGKSSVTSRTLAITNNPQTGKMSAVIESDITYVCLGDNGKPTAYFRHFTPTT
- a CDS encoding LL-diaminopimelate aminotransferase, translated to MTQINENYLKLKAGYLFPEIGRRVKAYSDANQSAKIIRLGIGDVTLPLAPTIVNAMVDAAKEMGSSAGFHGYGPEQGYSFLIQKIITHDYTARGVQIAEDEVFVSDGSKCDCGNIQEIFSLDSKIAVVDPVYPVYVDTNVMAGRTGEVGADGRYANIIYMPATEENNFEPDFPKEKPDIIYLCYPNNPTGMVATKARLTEWVNFAKKIGSIILYDSAYESFIQDPEIPKSIYEIPGAKEVAMEFRSFSKTAGFTGTRCAYLVIPKDLKGKTKAGEEISFNSLWNRRHTTKFNGVSYVTQKGAEAVFSAQGQVEIKEQISYYMQNAKLIREGLATAGYTVFGGTNAPYIWLKTPRGLKSWEFFDDLLGKAQVVGTPGSGFGPAGEGYFRLSAFGKREDVISAIERIQKM
- a CDS encoding UbiX family flavin prenyltransferase, giving the protein MKLVVGLAGASGSIYAARFLRALSEIEGETYITASPAALRIFSEEYETKVESAEEILSFVESKWKPQTKHKFHIRNFFDIGSDIASGSNTWDAMVVIPCSMKTVASMSQGLTENLIERAADVTLKERRRLIVVPRETPYNRIHLKNLLSLDEAGAIILPASPGFYQMPKTLDDLGDFIAGRIFGLLGVNQTLFPKWLG
- a CDS encoding DUF2203 domain-containing protein — protein: MTKKFWTLIEAREVLPLVRDITREYYLRASVLADDIRNKPLPENILEAKEEEISEIVKHWTNEILAMQIDVKGLWLVDFDHGTGFYCWTWGEEDVLYEHGYFEGFRSRKLIEENKEENDSDK
- the pyrB gene encoding aspartate carbamoyltransferase; the protein is MYSYSHKNILDTLQFSKEDLDFLIEKTNRMSVLHESGEAFGILNGKLLASLFFEASTRTRMSFEAAMERLGGRLISTVGFQFSSISKGETLYDTMKMIEAYVDIAVIRHPVEGSSRIAAGAVNIPVINAGDGAGQHPTQALLDLYTIVSEKGKIEGLNIAFIGDLKYGRTIHSLINLLRHYPVHLYLISPEELKLPEKYKKNLEGFPMTWEETTDIKAFWDADVAYVTRIQEERFPDHREYEKLKDIYKVNKELVLASKKDTTILHPLPRVNELSTDVDDLPNAAYFRQAKYGVVVRMVLLCLSLGVDFD